Proteins encoded by one window of Corallococcus exiguus:
- a CDS encoding ABC transporter ATP-binding protein, producing the protein MFRRLIERMRGLRQAAPYLLRPANVDADRAKISIAQLDHHYSNKVVALKDVNLNVRSGEFVCLLGPSGCGKSTLLYALAGHVVPTGGRVAIDGKPIHGPGPDRLLMFQEAALFPWLTVRGNITFALAARGVPRAERRERANAFIQRVRLEGFADTLPHELSGGMKMRASLARALAVDPTVLLMDEPFGALDAQTRVHMQEMLQAIWLRSGKTVVFVTHDVQEALMLGTRVVLMAPRPGRVVEDLEIHLPMPRSLEDPSLDAMARDIRHRLRAAEGHAAETPPTEPVQRRTRTPSSLPRASVVSSR; encoded by the coding sequence ATGTTTCGACGCCTCATCGAGCGGATGCGGGGCCTGCGCCAGGCGGCGCCATACCTCTTGCGGCCCGCGAACGTGGACGCGGACCGGGCGAAGATCTCCATCGCCCAGCTGGACCACCACTACTCCAACAAGGTCGTGGCGCTGAAGGACGTGAACCTCAACGTCCGCTCGGGTGAGTTCGTCTGCCTGCTCGGCCCCTCCGGCTGCGGCAAGTCCACGCTGCTCTACGCGCTCGCCGGCCACGTGGTGCCCACCGGCGGCCGCGTGGCCATTGACGGCAAGCCCATCCACGGGCCCGGTCCGGACCGGCTCCTGATGTTCCAGGAGGCCGCGCTGTTCCCGTGGCTCACCGTGCGCGGAAACATCACCTTCGCGCTGGCCGCCCGGGGCGTGCCCCGCGCCGAGCGCCGCGAACGGGCCAACGCCTTCATCCAGCGCGTGCGCCTGGAAGGCTTCGCGGACACGCTGCCCCATGAGCTCTCCGGCGGCATGAAGATGCGCGCCAGCCTGGCCCGGGCGCTCGCGGTGGACCCCACCGTGCTGCTGATGGACGAGCCCTTTGGCGCGCTGGATGCCCAGACGCGCGTGCACATGCAGGAGATGCTTCAGGCCATCTGGCTGCGCTCCGGCAAGACCGTGGTCTTCGTCACCCACGACGTGCAGGAGGCGCTGATGCTGGGCACCCGCGTGGTGCTGATGGCGCCACGGCCGGGCCGCGTGGTGGAGGACCTGGAGATCCACCTGCCCATGCCGCGTTCGCTGGAGGACCCGTCCCTGGACGCGATGGCGCGCGACATCCGCCACCGCCTGCGCGCCGCGGAGGGGCACGCCGCGGAGACCCCGCCCACGGAGCCCGTGCAGCGCCGCACGCGCACGCCGTCCAGCCTGCCTCGCGCCAGCGTCGTGAGCAGCCGTTAG
- a CDS encoding glucose 1-dehydrogenase, with amino-acid sequence MKAVAVMFPSREVRVLDVPEPRLHSPTQVKVRTLEVGVCGTDQDILKGDHGAAPKGEDHLILGHECLGEVMEVGAHVQGLKPGDLVVPRVRRPCPHTHCPACRHGHPDFCVTGDYTERGIQGAHGFCAEHFVEDAAYLHKADDGLRGVAVLTEPLTIAEKGLREVAHIQSRLPWKLNPGKALVLGAGPVAQLGAMALMRAGFDVTVYSRSPKPNEKAAASEAVGAPYISSKEVTVEALKKQLGGVDLIYEATGASKVAFDSLQVLEENGVLIFTGVPGREEPLELQGDQVLGQLVLGNRVMFGTVNASDSDFREALEDLARFRAKWPGRLEALITQRHPPSEFVKVVEAKGGIKHVISFQEHAR; translated from the coding sequence ATGAAGGCCGTGGCCGTCATGTTCCCCTCGCGCGAGGTGCGCGTCCTCGACGTTCCCGAACCGCGGCTGCACTCGCCCACCCAGGTCAAGGTGCGCACGCTGGAGGTGGGCGTGTGCGGCACCGACCAGGACATCTTGAAGGGCGACCACGGCGCGGCGCCGAAAGGAGAGGACCACCTCATCCTGGGCCATGAGTGCCTGGGCGAGGTGATGGAGGTGGGCGCGCACGTGCAGGGCCTGAAGCCGGGGGACCTGGTGGTGCCCCGGGTGCGCAGGCCCTGTCCGCACACGCACTGCCCCGCGTGCCGCCATGGCCACCCGGACTTCTGCGTGACGGGGGACTACACGGAGCGCGGCATCCAGGGCGCGCACGGCTTCTGCGCGGAGCACTTCGTGGAGGACGCGGCCTACCTGCACAAGGCGGACGACGGCTTGCGCGGCGTGGCCGTGCTCACAGAGCCGCTCACCATCGCGGAGAAGGGCCTGCGCGAGGTGGCGCACATCCAGTCCCGCCTGCCGTGGAAGCTGAACCCCGGCAAGGCGCTGGTGCTGGGCGCGGGGCCGGTGGCGCAGCTGGGGGCCATGGCGCTGATGCGCGCGGGCTTCGACGTGACGGTGTACTCGCGCAGCCCCAAGCCCAACGAGAAGGCCGCCGCATCCGAGGCGGTGGGCGCGCCGTACATCTCCTCGAAGGAGGTGACGGTGGAGGCCTTGAAGAAGCAGCTGGGCGGCGTGGACCTCATCTACGAGGCGACGGGGGCGTCGAAGGTGGCCTTCGACTCGCTCCAGGTGCTGGAGGAGAACGGCGTGCTCATCTTCACCGGCGTGCCTGGACGCGAGGAGCCGCTGGAGCTGCAAGGTGACCAGGTGCTGGGGCAACTCGTCCTGGGCAACCGGGTGATGTTCGGCACGGTGAACGCGTCGGACAGTGACTTCCGTGAAGCGCTGGAGGACCTGGCCCGCTTCCGCGCGAAGTGGCCGGGGAGATTGGAGGCGCTCATCACCCAGCGCCACCCGCCGTCGGAGTTCGTGAAGGTGGTGGAAGCGAAGGGCGGCATCAAGCACGTCATCTCGTTCCAGGAGCATGCCCGGTGA
- a CDS encoding glycoside hydrolase family 15 protein, translating to MNLHHSDLKGGVAIEDHGIIGDLRTVALVGYEGTIDWMCFPHFDSPSIFAALLDPEKGGYWRVSPEPDNVQKRQFYWPDTNVLVTRFYTPDGVGELIDLMPLGKGAKAEGREVLRRIRVVRGQMSFRMECFPAFNYARDEHETHVVNGGAAFVSKGLSMQLVTPIPLKQDKNGVVAHFTLKESQSAVFTLREGGVEGCHHHLHTHDSAEKLFRDTVDYWRHWVSKCKYTGRWREMVQRSALVLKLMTFEPSGAIIAAPTCSLPESPGGTRNWDYRFCWLRDAAFTVYAFIRIGFNEEAAAFMRWVEKRCAENGDGPLPLMFRLDGGRVPDEEELHHLRGYGGARPVRIGNAAADQLQLDIYGELMDSVYLSNKYAAPISYDFWRHLRRLVDWVCDHWQKEDEGIWEIRGSRRQFVYSKLMCWVAVDRAIRLADKRSLPADRAKWLKTRDAIFEEIMEKGWCQEKGAFIQAYGHEALDAANLLMPLVFFLSPVDPRMISTLDVIRKAPKEGGLTSDGLVFRYEADEKLDGIEGSEGTFNLCSFWLVEAMTRASSVRPDLLDEARLIFERMQGYANHVGLYAEQTGMSGEAMGNFPQALTHLSLISAAYNLDRTLGRHD from the coding sequence GTGAACCTGCATCACTCGGACCTGAAGGGCGGCGTGGCCATCGAGGACCACGGCATCATCGGAGACCTGCGCACGGTGGCGCTGGTGGGCTACGAGGGCACCATCGACTGGATGTGCTTTCCGCACTTCGACAGCCCCAGCATCTTCGCGGCGCTGCTGGACCCCGAGAAGGGCGGGTACTGGCGCGTATCCCCGGAGCCGGACAACGTCCAGAAGCGGCAGTTCTACTGGCCGGATACCAACGTGCTGGTGACGCGCTTCTACACGCCCGACGGCGTGGGGGAGCTCATCGACCTGATGCCGCTGGGCAAGGGGGCGAAGGCGGAGGGGCGCGAGGTCCTGCGGCGCATCCGCGTGGTGCGCGGGCAGATGTCCTTCCGCATGGAGTGCTTCCCGGCGTTCAACTACGCCCGGGACGAGCATGAGACGCACGTGGTGAACGGCGGCGCGGCCTTCGTCTCCAAGGGCCTGAGCATGCAGCTGGTGACGCCCATCCCGCTGAAGCAGGACAAGAACGGCGTCGTCGCGCACTTCACGCTGAAGGAGAGCCAGTCCGCGGTCTTCACCCTGCGCGAGGGCGGCGTGGAGGGCTGCCACCACCACCTGCACACGCACGACTCCGCGGAGAAGCTCTTCCGCGACACGGTGGACTACTGGCGCCACTGGGTGTCCAAGTGCAAGTACACGGGGCGGTGGCGGGAGATGGTGCAGCGCTCGGCGCTGGTGCTGAAGCTGATGACCTTCGAGCCGTCCGGGGCCATCATCGCGGCGCCCACGTGCAGCCTGCCGGAGTCCCCCGGCGGCACGCGCAACTGGGACTACCGCTTCTGCTGGCTGAGGGACGCGGCCTTCACCGTCTACGCGTTCATCCGCATCGGCTTCAACGAGGAGGCCGCCGCCTTCATGCGTTGGGTGGAGAAGCGCTGCGCGGAGAACGGGGATGGGCCGCTGCCGCTGATGTTCCGCCTGGACGGCGGCCGGGTGCCGGACGAGGAGGAATTGCATCACCTGCGCGGCTATGGCGGCGCGCGTCCGGTGCGCATTGGCAACGCGGCGGCGGACCAGCTGCAGCTGGACATCTACGGCGAGCTGATGGACTCCGTGTACCTGTCCAACAAGTACGCGGCGCCCATCTCCTATGACTTCTGGCGGCACCTGCGGCGGCTGGTGGATTGGGTGTGCGACCACTGGCAGAAGGAGGACGAGGGCATCTGGGAGATTCGCGGCTCGCGCCGTCAATTCGTCTATTCGAAGCTGATGTGCTGGGTGGCGGTGGACCGGGCCATCCGGCTCGCGGACAAGCGCAGCCTGCCGGCGGACCGGGCGAAGTGGCTGAAGACGCGCGATGCCATCTTCGAGGAGATCATGGAGAAGGGCTGGTGTCAGGAGAAGGGCGCCTTCATCCAGGCCTACGGGCACGAAGCGCTGGATGCGGCGAACCTCCTGATGCCGCTGGTGTTCTTCCTGTCGCCGGTGGATCCGCGGATGATCTCCACGCTGGACGTCATCCGGAAGGCGCCGAAGGAGGGAGGCCTGACGTCGGACGGCCTGGTGTTCCGCTACGAGGCGGACGAGAAGCTGGATGGGATTGAAGGCAGCGAAGGCACCTTCAACCTGTGCAGCTTCTGGCTGGTGGAGGCGATGACGCGCGCGAGCAGCGTCCGGCCGGACCTGCTGGACGAGGCGCGGCTCATCTTCGAGCGGATGCAGGGCTACGCGAACCACGTGGGGCTGTACGCGGAGCAGACGGGCATGTCCGGCGAGGCGATGGGCAACTTCCCGCAGGCGCTCACGCACCTGTCGCTCATCAGCGCGGCATATAACCTGGACCGGACGTTGGGCCGCCACGATTGA
- a CDS encoding App1 family protein, producing MPDLYPLLFRFAVKADAQYDVLSRRVRKGLGIAPPLRILPYRGYGTPERVVIKARVLEERKVTPQRQRHTLWSSAVASYKRYMTREISSAHVAVRWGEKRWEGVTDEEGFLELWVPPPEGVRSGWHMVELELLSPEAEGVPRVSAPVRVAGTSAELGVISDIDDTVIATGVTDPLKRAWALFLTEHRGRLPFPGVDAFYAALQAGASGTADNPIFYVSSSPWNLYEHLDEFLSIHRIPIGPLLLRDWGLSRHGFAPGGGHGHKLDKIRGVLETLSHLPFVLIGDSGQEDAEHYRTIVREYPGRIRCVYIRNVPGGSKRGEEMETIAKDIRDAGSELVAVDDTVAAARHAARAGWIRWEEVPEVEAHRREDAARSALGERG from the coding sequence ATGCCCGACCTGTACCCGCTGCTGTTCCGTTTCGCCGTCAAGGCGGATGCCCAATACGACGTGCTGAGCCGCCGCGTGCGCAAGGGGCTGGGCATCGCCCCGCCGCTGCGCATCCTGCCGTACCGGGGCTACGGCACCCCGGAGCGCGTGGTCATCAAGGCGCGCGTGCTGGAGGAGCGCAAGGTGACGCCCCAGCGCCAGCGCCACACGCTGTGGAGCAGCGCCGTGGCCTCCTACAAGCGCTACATGACGCGGGAGATTTCCAGCGCGCACGTGGCGGTGCGCTGGGGGGAGAAGCGCTGGGAGGGCGTGACGGACGAGGAGGGCTTCCTGGAGCTATGGGTGCCTCCGCCCGAGGGCGTGCGCTCCGGCTGGCACATGGTGGAGCTGGAGCTCCTGTCGCCGGAGGCCGAAGGCGTGCCGCGCGTGTCCGCGCCGGTGCGGGTGGCGGGGACGAGCGCGGAGCTGGGCGTCATCAGCGACATCGACGACACGGTCATCGCCACGGGGGTGACGGATCCGCTCAAGCGCGCGTGGGCGTTGTTCCTCACGGAGCACCGGGGGCGGCTGCCCTTCCCGGGCGTGGACGCGTTCTACGCGGCGCTCCAGGCGGGCGCGAGCGGCACGGCGGACAACCCCATCTTCTACGTGTCCAGCAGCCCGTGGAACCTCTACGAGCACCTGGACGAGTTCCTCTCCATCCACCGCATCCCCATTGGCCCGCTGCTGCTGCGTGACTGGGGCCTGTCACGGCATGGCTTCGCGCCGGGCGGCGGGCACGGGCACAAGCTGGACAAGATTCGCGGCGTGCTGGAGACGCTGTCGCATCTGCCCTTCGTGCTGATTGGGGACAGCGGCCAGGAGGACGCGGAGCACTACCGCACCATCGTGCGCGAGTACCCGGGCCGCATCCGCTGCGTCTACATCCGCAACGTGCCGGGGGGCTCCAAGCGCGGCGAGGAGATGGAGACCATCGCGAAGGACATCCGCGACGCGGGTAGTGAGCTGGTCGCCGTGGACGACACGGTGGCCGCCGCGAGGCACGCGGCGCGCGCCGGGTGGATCCGCTGGGAGGAGGTCCCGGAGGTGGAGGCCCACCGCCGCGAGGACGCCGCGCGGAGCGCCCTGGGCGAGCGGGGCTGA
- the ppk1 gene encoding polyphosphate kinase 1: protein MAKRAAAKGTPQKTMDRDVVPPGTELPDSDLFFNRELSWLAFNDRVLQLAESPEMPLMERMKFISIYARNLDEFFMIRVARLHEQIAARVGRLVPDGASPGDTLDKLHTGILEQGRRHADCFEKVLRPALAEKGLRILSMKELDADQRAQMEQRFREQIFPVLTPLAIGLGRHFPYISNLSLSLAVLLRDPVAEDESVARVKVPKEILPRFVPLKGGTFFVPLEEIIAQHLGDLFPGMEVLNWSLFRVTRDADYTVSEDAEDLLKAVETEISQRRFGDVIRLEIQAGMNAKLLEPLVEALTLEPRQVYEEHGLLDLADVMSLAMTPGFSELRDPPWTPVTQARLRTDNESAEGGGTVMSAMRRGDLLVHHPYESFASSVERFVSEAVEDPDVLALKQTVYRTSDSSPLVPALIRATEHGKQAVCMVELKARFDERANIRWANALEEAGVHVVYGIPSLKTHAKAILIVRREGERVRHYVHIGTGNYNPKTARLYTDLGLFTTDPDIGADVADVFNFLTGFGRPRSFRKLLVAPLTMREGLLEEIKKTQAAHTPETPTRIMMKMNALVDPGIIRALYDASRAGVRVDLNVRGICCLRPGVPGVSEHIRVVSNLGRFLEHPRIYTFERGATSRCYIGSADMMPRNLDHRVEILAPVEDPTLAAQVRDVVERCMVDTSGAWELGTDGMWRRRTAATPNDKRSAQGELMERAIRMVQMQSGRPVA from the coding sequence ATGGCGAAGCGCGCCGCCGCCAAAGGCACCCCCCAGAAGACCATGGACCGGGACGTCGTTCCCCCGGGCACGGAGTTGCCGGACAGCGACCTGTTCTTCAACCGGGAGCTGTCGTGGCTGGCCTTCAACGACCGGGTGCTGCAGTTGGCCGAGTCGCCGGAGATGCCGCTGATGGAGCGGATGAAGTTCATCTCCATCTACGCGCGCAACCTGGATGAGTTCTTCATGATCCGCGTGGCGCGGCTGCACGAGCAGATCGCCGCGCGCGTGGGCCGCCTGGTGCCGGACGGCGCGTCCCCGGGCGACACGCTGGACAAGCTGCACACGGGCATCCTGGAGCAGGGCCGGCGCCACGCGGACTGCTTCGAGAAGGTCCTGCGCCCCGCGCTGGCGGAGAAGGGGCTGCGCATCCTGTCCATGAAGGAGCTGGACGCGGATCAACGCGCGCAGATGGAGCAGCGCTTCCGCGAACAGATATTCCCCGTGCTCACGCCGCTGGCCATCGGGCTGGGGCGGCACTTCCCGTACATCTCCAACCTGTCCCTGAGCCTCGCGGTGCTCCTGCGCGACCCGGTGGCGGAAGACGAGAGCGTGGCGCGGGTGAAGGTGCCCAAGGAGATATTGCCCCGCTTCGTGCCGCTCAAGGGGGGCACGTTCTTCGTGCCGCTGGAGGAGATCATCGCGCAGCACCTGGGGGACCTGTTCCCCGGGATGGAGGTCCTCAACTGGAGCCTGTTCCGCGTGACGCGCGACGCGGACTACACCGTGTCCGAGGACGCGGAGGACCTGCTCAAGGCGGTGGAGACGGAGATCAGCCAGCGCCGCTTCGGGGACGTCATCCGCCTGGAGATTCAAGCGGGGATGAACGCGAAGCTGCTGGAGCCGCTGGTGGAGGCGCTGACGCTGGAGCCGCGGCAGGTGTACGAGGAGCACGGCCTGCTGGACCTGGCGGACGTGATGTCGCTGGCGATGACGCCGGGCTTCTCCGAGCTGCGCGACCCGCCGTGGACGCCGGTGACGCAGGCGCGGCTGCGCACGGACAACGAGTCCGCGGAAGGCGGGGGCACGGTGATGTCCGCGATGCGCAGGGGCGACCTGCTGGTGCACCACCCCTACGAGTCCTTCGCATCTTCCGTGGAGCGCTTCGTGAGCGAGGCGGTGGAGGACCCGGACGTGCTGGCGCTGAAGCAGACGGTGTACCGCACGTCGGACAGCTCCCCGCTGGTGCCCGCGCTCATCCGCGCGACGGAGCACGGCAAGCAGGCGGTGTGCATGGTGGAGCTGAAGGCGCGCTTCGACGAGCGCGCCAACATCCGCTGGGCGAACGCGCTGGAAGAGGCGGGCGTGCACGTCGTGTATGGGATTCCCAGCCTGAAGACGCACGCGAAGGCCATCCTCATCGTGCGGCGCGAGGGCGAGCGGGTGCGGCACTACGTGCACATCGGCACGGGCAACTACAACCCGAAGACGGCGCGGCTCTACACGGACCTGGGGTTGTTCACCACGGATCCGGACATTGGCGCGGACGTGGCGGACGTCTTCAACTTCCTCACCGGCTTCGGCCGGCCGCGCTCCTTCCGCAAGCTGCTGGTGGCGCCGCTGACCATGCGGGAAGGGCTGCTGGAGGAGATCAAGAAGACGCAGGCGGCGCACACGCCGGAGACGCCCACGCGCATCATGATGAAGATGAACGCGCTGGTGGACCCGGGCATCATCCGCGCGCTCTACGACGCGTCCCGCGCGGGCGTGCGCGTGGACCTCAACGTGCGAGGCATCTGCTGCCTGAGGCCGGGGGTGCCGGGCGTGTCGGAGCACATCCGGGTGGTGTCCAACCTGGGCCGCTTCCTGGAGCACCCGCGCATCTACACCTTCGAGCGGGGCGCGACGTCGCGGTGCTACATCGGCTCCGCGGACATGATGCCGCGCAACCTGGACCACCGGGTGGAAATCCTGGCGCCAGTGGAGGACCCCACCCTGGCCGCGCAGGTGCGAGACGTGGTGGAGCGCTGCATGGTGGACACCAGCGGCGCGTGGGAGCTGGGCACGGACGGCATGTGGCGGCGGCGCACCGCCGCCACGCCCAACGACAAGCGCTCCGCCCAGGGTGAGCTCATGGAGCGCGCCATCCGCATGGTGCAGATGCAGAGCGGGCGCCCCGTGGCCTGA